One genomic region from Bacillus aquiflavi encodes:
- a CDS encoding MMPL family transporter encodes MSNSSLKGKRLWWWSVGIWLVVMIVLSGVAPGGKEFAEPLKNSGLPADSASIIADRQLEKYFPQDEGMPLFAVFHDEKGLSEEAILKYAAALEEMDMKSPYGTAKVIPLTKLKPEQRASFISEDKKTFFIPVTIPNDLEAKELNTFIKSIKKDFNKKIDHDVEVSWTGPAGIATDAIELFSSANVVLLLSTIGLILVLLLIIYRSPLLTLIPLLGAAIVYAIVDRLIGLTASWNWFNVENQALSIMTILLFAVVTDYSLLIFSRYREELKTHESVNEAMHVTMRGVREPIFFSGSTILTSMATLFFVFYEPYRNFAPVFIIATVVMLLAGLTLLPAMFALFGRKAFWPIIPKYGEATVEKTTIWGKVANAVIKKPIIFMVSIMLLLLLGTWNASNLEESYDLIQSFPEDLSSRVGYERLGEAFSEGNLAPGNLLFVSDKEIDMQKLQEVVKKIEDRPGIDQVTVQGNPITADSKSAKFSVTFEGNPYEKKAFETVNKLRDESDAILKDAGFENTQLFVAGETAKNADLTKINAHDTWLVMIAMTILITVMLGLQTRSVIAPIYMVGTILLSFAATMGLSIFLFKLFLDVDAISYRLPLYSFVFLVALGVDYSIMLIARIREEIKLMPFKDAVRRGLEKTGGVISSAGLILAATFLVLATMPIYELKLFGFIMAIGILIDTFIVRPLLIPSILMLLGKYSFWRKKKINN; translated from the coding sequence AGATGAGGGGATGCCGTTATTTGCAGTATTTCATGACGAAAAGGGCTTATCAGAAGAGGCAATCCTTAAGTATGCAGCGGCATTGGAAGAAATGGATATGAAGTCTCCGTATGGTACGGCTAAAGTCATTCCATTAACTAAATTGAAGCCGGAGCAACGTGCATCGTTCATATCCGAAGACAAAAAGACATTTTTTATTCCTGTTACAATTCCTAATGATCTTGAAGCGAAAGAATTAAATACATTTATTAAGTCAATAAAAAAAGATTTTAATAAAAAAATCGATCATGATGTAGAAGTCTCTTGGACAGGTCCAGCTGGTATTGCAACTGATGCAATTGAACTATTTAGCTCGGCAAATGTTGTTTTATTGTTATCAACGATCGGTCTTATCCTAGTGTTGCTTCTTATCATTTACCGTTCACCGTTGTTGACACTGATCCCACTGCTTGGAGCCGCAATTGTGTATGCAATAGTGGATCGGTTAATCGGACTGACTGCTTCGTGGAATTGGTTTAACGTGGAGAACCAAGCTCTCTCAATTATGACGATTTTATTATTTGCGGTTGTGACAGATTATTCATTGCTTATCTTCTCTCGTTATCGGGAAGAGTTAAAAACGCATGAGTCGGTGAATGAGGCTATGCATGTTACGATGCGTGGCGTGAGGGAACCTATCTTTTTCAGTGGAAGTACAATCTTAACTAGTATGGCGACGTTATTTTTCGTCTTTTATGAACCGTATCGTAATTTCGCGCCTGTATTCATTATTGCGACAGTAGTAATGTTACTTGCTGGTTTGACGTTGTTGCCAGCTATGTTCGCATTGTTTGGCCGAAAAGCATTTTGGCCGATTATCCCTAAATATGGAGAGGCAACAGTTGAAAAGACGACGATTTGGGGTAAAGTTGCTAATGCAGTTATAAAGAAGCCAATTATATTTATGGTGTCAATTATGCTTCTGCTCTTATTAGGGACTTGGAATGCAAGCAATTTGGAGGAATCGTATGATCTTATTCAATCGTTCCCTGAAGATCTTTCATCCCGCGTTGGGTATGAACGCCTTGGGGAGGCATTTTCAGAAGGGAACTTAGCGCCTGGAAATTTACTTTTTGTTTCCGACAAGGAAATAGACATGCAAAAGCTTCAAGAAGTTGTTAAGAAGATTGAAGACAGACCGGGTATTGATCAAGTGACAGTCCAAGGAAATCCGATAACAGCCGATAGCAAAAGCGCTAAGTTTTCGGTAACGTTCGAAGGTAATCCATATGAGAAGAAAGCATTTGAAACTGTCAATAAATTAAGGGACGAAAGCGATGCGATACTAAAGGATGCCGGATTTGAAAATACACAGCTTTTCGTAGCGGGAGAAACTGCAAAGAATGCAGATTTGACTAAGATTAATGCGCATGATACTTGGCTTGTTATGATTGCAATGACAATTTTAATTACAGTGATGCTAGGTTTACAAACGCGTTCCGTCATTGCGCCAATCTATATGGTAGGCACAATTTTATTATCGTTCGCTGCGACAATGGGGCTTTCAATTTTCTTGTTTAAACTATTTTTGGATGTAGATGCGATCTCTTATAGACTGCCGCTCTATTCATTCGTATTCCTTGTAGCGCTTGGGGTCGACTATTCGATTATGTTAATCGCGAGAATACGGGAAGAGATTAAATTGATGCCATTTAAGGATGCTGTTCGACGAGGACTTGAAAAGACAGGCGGTGTCATCAGTTCAGCAGGGTTAATTTTGGCGGCGACCTTTCTAGTATTAGCTACAATGCCGATATATGAGTTGAAATTATTTGGGTTCATTATGGCAATTGGAATTTTAATCGATACATTCATCGTTCGACCGTTACTTATTCCTTCTATATTAATGTTGCTTGGCAAGTATAGTTTTTGGCGAAAAAAAAAAATAAATAACTAG
- a CDS encoding DUF6792 domain-containing protein, giving the protein MEPQVLLTKEMRMRIIELEYLDLPKEKYIQEIERIYIEETGERLPATIKLMSSSESEELKNDRSGYDGTAIHFVSEDKAINE; this is encoded by the coding sequence ATGGAGCCGCAAGTATTGCTGACGAAAGAAATGCGTATGCGTATTATAGAGCTAGAATATTTAGATTTGCCGAAAGAAAAGTATATTCAAGAAATTGAACGGATTTATATTGAAGAGACGGGCGAGCGATTACCGGCAACGATTAAGCTGATGAGTTCGTCAGAATCTGAAGAGTTAAAGAATGATCGATCAGGATATGATGGTACTGCGATTCATTTTGTTTCTGAAGATAAGGCGATTAACGAATAA